The Streptomyces luteogriseus genome includes a window with the following:
- a CDS encoding TIGR04222 domain-containing membrane protein produces MLWVLFLLAAWAVAGTACTRLCLAAVRAAAVDADTGRVRELTLYEAAFLSGGPRRVADVTLVAMARQRRLLLARTGWATVVDPRGRDEMERSVIGAIGPEGQSRIAPVRATAAAADPVRGIAEGLVRAGLAVPDSARTTVASAVRQVRVAAVAVLGLGVAALLTPLPPDMPRHLVALWFALPLALTLSCLAVARVEIHPYSRWASPAGRRLLGALTHTADGAADDRTYLTSVAVRGVRAIGEPDLRAAFTHRESHD; encoded by the coding sequence ATGCTCTGGGTTCTTTTCCTGCTGGCGGCCTGGGCCGTGGCCGGCACGGCGTGCACGCGCCTGTGCCTGGCCGCCGTGCGCGCGGCGGCCGTGGACGCGGACACCGGCCGGGTGCGTGAACTCACGCTGTACGAGGCCGCGTTCCTCTCCGGCGGCCCTCGGCGGGTCGCCGACGTGACCCTGGTCGCCATGGCCCGCCAGCGCCGCCTGCTCCTGGCCCGTACCGGCTGGGCGACGGTCGTCGACCCGCGCGGGCGGGACGAGATGGAGCGGTCGGTGATAGGGGCCATCGGCCCCGAGGGGCAGTCCCGTATCGCGCCGGTGCGGGCCACGGCCGCCGCGGCGGACCCGGTGCGCGGGATCGCCGAGGGGCTGGTGCGCGCGGGGCTCGCGGTGCCCGACAGTGCCCGTACGACGGTCGCCTCGGCCGTCCGGCAGGTGCGCGTCGCGGCCGTCGCCGTCCTCGGGCTGGGCGTGGCCGCGCTGCTGACGCCGCTTCCGCCGGACATGCCCCGGCACCTGGTCGCCCTGTGGTTCGCCCTGCCGCTCGCCCTGACCCTGAGCTGCCTGGCCGTCGCCCGGGTCGAGATCCACCCCTACTCGCGCTGGGCCTCCCCGGCCGGCCGGCGCCTGCTCGGCGCGCTGACCCACACCGCGGACGGCGCCGCCGACGACCGTACGTACCTCACCTCGGTGGCCGTACGGGGCGTCCGCGCGATCGGTGAACCGGACCTGCGCGCCGCGTTCACGCACCGCGAGTCGCACGACTGA
- a CDS encoding FAD-dependent oxidoreductase: protein MGEKQQVSSSYWLETAPDGHHPALDGDLDVDVAVIGAGIAGLCTAWELTRAGRSVAVLEAGRVAAGVTGHTTAKITALHTLVYDKLRRTRGPEGARLYARSQSEAIGHAARIAQELGVNCEWETRSAYTYARDPGRVAELRAEAEAAAAAGLPASFVTETGLPFPVAGAVQVTGQAQFHPRKYLLALAADLVEHGGRIFEDTTVLGLDEGEPCRLSTATGATVRARDVVVATHYPIFDRALLFARLSTRRELVVAGTIPAGQDPDGMFITPDEDTRSVRTAPHEGDRRLLIVTGEHFTPGTSDPRARLERLTAWATGHFPDLEVTHRWATQDTEPTDTVPMVGPLHPGARHTYVATGFGGWGMTGGIMAGRLLTAQITGEECEWSGLYDPRRIKPALREAPTFLKTQAKVAGHFVGDRLRPSPPVESLPPGEGAVVRADGHRVAVYRDEDGGLHAVSARCTHLGCLVDFNAAERAWECPCHGSRFDTDGKVIQGPATKPLEQRDL from the coding sequence ATGGGCGAAAAACAGCAGGTCAGCAGCTCGTACTGGCTCGAGACCGCACCGGACGGTCACCACCCGGCGCTGGACGGGGACCTGGACGTCGACGTGGCCGTGATCGGCGCCGGGATCGCCGGGCTGTGCACCGCGTGGGAACTGACGCGGGCCGGGCGGAGCGTGGCCGTGCTGGAAGCCGGGCGGGTCGCGGCCGGCGTCACCGGGCACACCACCGCCAAGATCACCGCCCTGCACACGCTCGTCTACGACAAGCTGCGGCGCACCCGCGGCCCCGAGGGCGCACGGCTGTACGCCCGTTCCCAGTCCGAGGCGATCGGGCACGCGGCCCGGATCGCGCAGGAACTGGGCGTCAACTGCGAGTGGGAGACGAGGAGCGCCTACACGTACGCGCGCGACCCGGGCCGGGTGGCGGAACTGCGCGCCGAGGCGGAGGCCGCGGCCGCGGCCGGGCTGCCCGCCTCGTTCGTCACCGAGACCGGGCTGCCCTTCCCGGTGGCGGGCGCGGTCCAGGTCACCGGACAGGCCCAGTTCCACCCGCGCAAGTACCTGCTGGCCCTCGCCGCCGACCTGGTCGAACACGGCGGGCGGATCTTCGAGGACACCACCGTCCTCGGCCTGGACGAGGGTGAGCCGTGCAGGCTGTCGACCGCGACCGGGGCGACCGTCCGGGCCCGGGACGTCGTCGTGGCGACGCACTACCCGATCTTCGACCGGGCGCTGCTGTTCGCCCGTCTTTCCACGCGCCGCGAACTGGTCGTCGCCGGGACGATCCCCGCCGGCCAGGACCCGGACGGCATGTTCATCACGCCCGACGAGGACACCCGCTCGGTGCGCACGGCGCCCCACGAGGGCGACCGGCGGCTGCTCATCGTCACCGGTGAGCACTTCACACCGGGCACCTCCGACCCGCGGGCCCGTCTGGAACGCCTCACCGCCTGGGCCACCGGCCACTTCCCGGACCTGGAGGTCACTCACCGATGGGCCACCCAGGACACCGAGCCCACGGACACCGTGCCGATGGTCGGCCCGCTGCACCCCGGCGCCCGGCACACGTACGTGGCCACCGGCTTCGGCGGCTGGGGCATGACCGGCGGCATCATGGCCGGGCGGCTGCTGACCGCGCAGATCACGGGCGAGGAGTGCGAGTGGAGCGGGCTGTACGACCCGCGCCGGATCAAGCCCGCCCTGCGTGAGGCGCCGACGTTCCTCAAGACCCAGGCCAAGGTCGCCGGGCATTTCGTGGGCGACCGGCTGCGGCCCTCCCCGCCGGTGGAGTCCCTGCCGCCCGGCGAGGGCGCCGTGGTCCGTGCCGACGGCCACCGGGTCGCGGTGTACCGGGACGAGGACGGCGGGCTGCACGCCGTCTCCGCCCGCTGCACCCACCTGGGCTGCCTGGTCGACTTCAACGCCGCCGAACGCGCCTGGGAATGCCCCTGCCACGGCTCCCGCTTCGACACCGACGGCAAGGTGATCCAGGGCCCGGCGACCAAACCGCTGGAGCAGCGGGACCTCTGA
- a CDS encoding DUF692 domain-containing protein, translating into MERLGTGIGWRPEIADAVERMPGIDWVEAVAENVCPGHLPDSLRRLRERGITVVPHGVSLGLGGADRPDAGRLTALAERAQALGSPLVTEHIAFVRAGGSLTASPHLEAGHLLPVPRTRDALDVLCENVRIAQDALPVPLAVENIAALIGWPGEEMTEGQFLYDLADRTGVRLLIDVANLHTNHVNRAEDPAKALAELPLEAIAYVHVAGGFERDGVWHDSHAHPVPRPVLDILTDLASRVAPPGVLLERDENFPEPVELERELGAIRRALEAGAVERVKTELRSAADAPAARRREPAGVGAGLFGEAGAGRQERTRGDGERLGAAALGRPSVARGGDDEPLVGAPAARRLVGVRPMRREAARDARGEAPAGAAAARRGDETGAAGATRGAFGLPPGQGVDEARQRLGLAQTALLSALVAGTPVPEGFDRVRVGVQARALAAKRADVVAKVAPELPVILGGEYRTAFLGYAQTHPMTAGYRRDALTFAERLLSTGRPGDPQARRELREWWLERSGPAPRSRRPAHRLARATRRVLSRR; encoded by the coding sequence ATGGAGCGACTGGGGACGGGCATCGGGTGGCGGCCGGAGATCGCGGACGCCGTGGAGCGGATGCCGGGGATCGACTGGGTCGAGGCGGTGGCCGAGAACGTCTGCCCCGGGCACCTGCCCGACTCGCTGCGGCGGCTGCGCGAGCGCGGCATCACCGTGGTGCCGCACGGCGTCTCGCTCGGCCTCGGGGGCGCGGACCGGCCCGACGCGGGACGGCTGACCGCGCTGGCCGAGCGCGCGCAGGCGCTGGGCTCCCCGCTGGTCACCGAGCACATCGCGTTCGTACGGGCGGGCGGCTCGCTGACCGCCTCCCCGCACCTGGAGGCGGGCCACCTGCTGCCCGTCCCGCGCACCCGGGACGCTCTGGACGTGCTCTGCGAGAACGTCCGCATCGCGCAGGACGCGCTGCCGGTGCCGCTGGCCGTCGAGAACATCGCCGCGTTGATCGGCTGGCCGGGCGAGGAGATGACGGAGGGCCAGTTCCTCTACGACCTCGCCGACCGCACGGGCGTCCGCCTGCTCATCGACGTCGCCAATCTGCACACCAACCACGTCAACCGCGCGGAGGACCCGGCCAAGGCCCTCGCGGAGCTGCCGCTGGAGGCCATCGCCTACGTCCATGTCGCGGGCGGTTTCGAACGCGACGGCGTCTGGCACGACAGCCACGCCCACCCGGTCCCCCGGCCGGTCCTCGACATCCTCACGGACCTCGCCTCCCGCGTCGCGCCTCCGGGTGTCCTCCTGGAACGGGACGAGAACTTCCCGGAGCCGGTGGAGCTGGAGCGCGAGCTGGGCGCGATCCGCCGGGCGCTGGAGGCCGGCGCCGTCGAACGCGTGAAGACGGAACTCCGCTCGGCCGCCGACGCGCCGGCCGCCCGGCGGAGGGAGCCCGCGGGCGTCGGGGCCGGACTGTTCGGAGAGGCGGGCGCCGGACGGCAGGAGCGGACCCGCGGCGACGGTGAACGGCTCGGGGCCGCCGCCCTCGGACGGCCCAGCGTGGCCCGGGGCGGTGACGATGAGCCGCTCGTCGGGGCCCCGGCCGCGCGACGGCTCGTCGGAGTCCGGCCCATGCGGCGGGAGGCGGCCAGGGATGCCCGCGGCGAGGCACCGGCAGGGGCCGCAGCGGCACGGCGGGGAGATGAGACCGGGGCGGCCGGGGCGACACGGGGCGCCTTCGGCCTGCCCCCTGGACAGGGTGTCGACGAGGCCCGGCAGCGGCTCGGTCTGGCACAGACCGCGCTGCTGTCGGCGCTGGTCGCGGGAACACCCGTGCCCGAGGGGTTCGACCGGGTGCGGGTCGGTGTCCAGGCGCGGGCGCTCGCCGCGAAGCGGGCGGACGTGGTGGCGAAGGTCGCCCCCGAGCTGCCGGTGATCCTCGGGGGCGAGTACCGCACGGCGTTCCTCGGCTACGCCCAGACCCACCCGATGACCGCCGGCTACCGACGCGACGCCCTCACCTTCGCCGAGCGGCTGCTGTCCACCGGCCGTCCCGGGGACCCGCAGGCGCGGCGGGAGCTGCGGGAGTGGTGGCTGGAGCGGTCGGGCCCGGCGCCGCGCTCCCGGCGGCCCGCCCACCGGCTCGCCCGCGCCACGCGCAGGGTGCTGTCGCGGCGTTGA
- a CDS encoding DUF4142 domain-containing protein: MRPRPPVKGRGVFSGTGLIVMCLAATLAALVFPVWSYTDRPETAPNVLSAHTLQTSYGPLSALDQDFLTKVRLAGLWELPAGRQAQSKGTTPAVRTAGRHLVEGHRFLDERVRDVAGRIHLDLADEPNEQQRQWLDRLDRAQGAEYDREFANILRLAHGKVFSVVAQVRASTRNSLVRELADDANTTVLDHIKVLEATGYVDFDAVARDLAGDSAPPAVDPGPAVPPPASPSPYYTLPPPAYSPPPD; encoded by the coding sequence ATGCGACCGCGACCCCCCGTCAAGGGCCGAGGCGTCTTCAGCGGCACAGGGCTCATCGTCATGTGCCTGGCGGCGACGCTCGCCGCCCTGGTCTTCCCGGTCTGGTCGTACACGGACCGGCCGGAGACCGCGCCGAACGTACTGAGCGCCCACACCCTGCAGACGAGCTACGGCCCGTTGTCCGCGCTCGACCAGGACTTCCTCACGAAGGTCCGGCTGGCCGGGCTGTGGGAGCTGCCCGCGGGGCGGCAGGCACAGTCGAAGGGCACCACACCGGCCGTCCGCACGGCGGGCCGGCACCTCGTCGAGGGGCACCGGTTCCTGGACGAGCGGGTCCGCGACGTCGCGGGCCGGATCCACCTCGACCTGGCGGACGAGCCGAACGAGCAGCAGCGGCAGTGGCTGGACCGGCTCGACCGGGCACAGGGCGCCGAGTACGACCGCGAGTTCGCCAACATCCTCCGGCTGGCGCACGGCAAGGTGTTCTCCGTCGTCGCCCAGGTCCGCGCGAGCACCCGCAACTCCCTGGTGCGCGAACTCGCCGACGACGCCAACACGACCGTCCTCGACCACATCAAGGTGCTGGAGGCCACGGGTTACGTCGACTTCGACGCCGTGGCCCGCGACCTGGCCGGCGACAGCGCTCCCCCGGCCGTCGACCCGGGTCCCGCCGTCCCGCCGCCGGCGTCCCCCTCCCCGTACTACACGCTCCCGCCGCCCGCCTACAGCCCGCCACCGGACTGA
- a CDS encoding DUF7144 family membrane protein — MTSAAPPPPAPPAPGDRGPDGSGAGGPGDPWAAGGLVLGGVLMVVYGLFAVLQGIAAIAGDEVYTSFGQYSFEFDLTAWGWIHVIVGVLVVVAGLGLFTGADWARVASAIVVGLALIANFLWLPYQPFWSIIMIVTGLFVLWSVFNYRSSRPV, encoded by the coding sequence ATGACCAGCGCCGCGCCCCCTCCCCCTGCCCCGCCCGCCCCCGGTGACCGGGGGCCCGACGGCTCCGGCGCGGGCGGTCCCGGCGACCCGTGGGCGGCCGGCGGTCTCGTCCTCGGGGGCGTCCTGATGGTCGTCTACGGCCTCTTCGCGGTGCTCCAGGGCATCGCGGCGATCGCCGGCGACGAGGTGTACACGAGCTTCGGCCAGTACTCCTTCGAGTTCGACCTGACCGCGTGGGGCTGGATCCACGTGATCGTCGGCGTGCTCGTGGTGGTGGCCGGCCTCGGCCTGTTCACCGGAGCCGACTGGGCCCGGGTCGCGAGCGCGATCGTGGTGGGCCTGGCGCTGATCGCGAACTTCCTCTGGCTGCCGTACCAGCCGTTCTGGTCGATCATCATGATCGTGACCGGCCTGTTCGTCCTCTGGTCGGTGTTCAACTACCGCTCCTCCCGCCCGGTGTAG
- a CDS encoding aldehyde dehydrogenase family protein — MGELYIDGEWTRAAAGGRREVVNPYDASVVTTVDEADATDVDRAVRAARRAFAEEDWANAPSRLRADLLMRVHDLLMRDREDIARTETLDTGKTLTEARIDVEDVANAFRYFAELAGKDGGRVVDVGPDVLSRVVYQPIGVCALIAPWNYPLLQASWKVAPALAAGNTFVLKPSETTPLTTITMIRLIEEAGAPPGVANLVLGSGATVGAALTGHPDVDLVSFTGGLNTGRAIMAAAAEGPRNIALELGGKNPNIVFADADFDAAVDYALDAAFLHSGQVCSAGSRLLVEDSLHDRFVEAYAERARAIRLGNGLEEGTESGPLSSAEHREKVEGYIAVAKEEGARLVTGGTRPDDPALADGFFLLPTIFADCDRSMRIVQEEVFGPVVTVERFRTEDEAVELANDTRYGLAGGVWTSDASRAQRVAQRLRHGTVWINDFHPYVPQAEWGGFGRSGVGRELGPTGLREYQEAKHIYQNLAPAPSGWFKG, encoded by the coding sequence GTGGGTGAGCTGTACATCGACGGCGAGTGGACACGGGCGGCGGCCGGCGGCCGCCGCGAGGTGGTCAACCCCTACGACGCCTCGGTCGTCACCACCGTCGACGAGGCCGACGCCACCGACGTCGACCGCGCCGTGCGCGCCGCCCGGCGCGCCTTCGCGGAGGAGGACTGGGCGAACGCCCCCTCCCGCCTCCGCGCCGACCTGCTGATGCGCGTCCACGACCTGCTGATGCGGGACCGCGAGGACATCGCCCGCACCGAGACGCTCGACACCGGCAAGACACTCACCGAGGCCCGGATCGACGTGGAGGACGTGGCGAACGCCTTCCGCTACTTCGCCGAACTCGCGGGCAAGGACGGCGGCCGGGTCGTCGACGTCGGCCCGGACGTCCTCAGCCGGGTCGTCTACCAGCCGATCGGCGTGTGCGCGCTCATCGCCCCGTGGAACTACCCGCTGCTCCAGGCCTCCTGGAAGGTCGCCCCGGCGCTGGCCGCCGGCAACACCTTCGTCCTCAAGCCCAGCGAGACCACCCCGCTCACCACCATCACCATGATCCGGCTGATCGAGGAGGCCGGTGCCCCGCCCGGCGTCGCCAACCTCGTGCTCGGCTCCGGGGCGACCGTCGGCGCGGCCCTGACCGGCCACCCCGACGTCGACCTGGTCTCCTTCACCGGCGGCCTGAACACCGGCCGGGCCATCATGGCCGCCGCCGCCGAGGGGCCCCGGAACATCGCCCTGGAACTGGGCGGCAAGAACCCCAACATCGTCTTCGCCGACGCCGACTTCGACGCCGCCGTCGACTACGCCCTCGACGCCGCCTTCCTGCACTCCGGGCAGGTCTGCTCGGCCGGTTCACGCCTGCTCGTCGAGGACTCCCTGCACGACCGGTTCGTCGAGGCCTACGCCGAGCGCGCCCGGGCCATCCGGCTGGGCAACGGCCTGGAGGAGGGCACCGAGAGCGGCCCGCTCAGCTCCGCCGAGCACCGCGAGAAGGTCGAGGGCTACATCGCCGTCGCCAAGGAGGAAGGCGCCCGGCTCGTCACCGGAGGCACCCGCCCCGACGACCCGGCCCTCGCCGACGGCTTCTTCCTGCTGCCGACGATCTTCGCCGACTGCGACCGGTCCATGCGCATCGTCCAGGAGGAGGTCTTCGGCCCGGTCGTCACCGTCGAACGCTTCCGCACCGAGGACGAGGCGGTGGAGCTGGCCAACGACACCCGCTACGGCCTCGCCGGCGGCGTGTGGACCTCCGACGCGAGCCGCGCCCAGCGCGTCGCCCAGCGGCTGCGGCACGGCACCGTCTGGATCAACGACTTCCACCCCTATGTACCGCAGGCCGAGTGGGGCGGCTTCGGCCGCTCCGGCGTCGGACGCGAGCTCGGCCCCACGGGACTGCGCGAGTACCAGGAGGCCAAGCACATCTACCAGAACCTCGCCCCCGCCCCCTCCGGCTGGTTCAAGGGCTGA
- a CDS encoding ArsR/SmtB family transcription factor codes for MVVDELGDETVDRLFHALADTTRRDILRRCVRGELSVSRLAEAYPMSFAAVQKHVAVLERAGLVVKQRSGREQLVRTDPDALGRARQALDELESAWRGRVDRMARILAEDPGTGENDTTEGPER; via the coding sequence ATGGTTGTAGATGAGCTGGGTGACGAGACGGTGGACCGGCTGTTCCACGCCTTGGCCGACACCACGCGCCGGGACATACTGCGCCGCTGCGTGCGCGGGGAGCTGTCGGTGTCCCGGCTGGCCGAGGCCTATCCGATGAGCTTCGCCGCGGTGCAGAAGCACGTCGCGGTGCTGGAGCGGGCGGGGCTGGTCGTCAAGCAGCGCAGCGGACGGGAGCAGCTCGTGCGCACCGACCCCGACGCGCTGGGCCGCGCACGCCAGGCCCTGGACGAACTCGAGTCGGCGTGGCGCGGGCGGGTGGACCGGATGGCCCGGATCCTCGCCGAGGACCCCGGAACCGGAGAGAACGACACGACGGAAGGACCCGAGCGATGA
- a CDS encoding GMC family oxidoreductase yields the protein MATTPAHGAESAYDYVIVGGGTAGCVLAARLSEDPDCRVCVIEGGPSDVGDERILRLRNWINLLGSEFDYGYTTVEQPRGNSHILHSRARVLGGCSSHNTLISFLPLPQDLDDWVSHGCSGWDPATILPYRDRLLTRIVPVAEADRNPIAKDFVTAASRALGVPVVDDFNAEPFADGTGFFSLAYQPEGNLRSSASVAYLHPVLDRPNLTLKLETWAHRLIPDASGRLTRVAVRGADGEAATVRAERELLLCAGAIDTPRLLMLSGIGPADDLRALGIAVRADLPGVGENLLDHPESVIVWETAGPLPPNSAMDSDAGLFLRRDKGQPRPDLMFHFYQVPFTVNTERLGYPVPQHGVCMTPNVPRARSTGRMWLRSNNPAEHPALDFRYFTDPEGHDERTIVDGLKVAREVAAADPLRDWLVREVAPGPDVVSDADLSEYGRRVAHTVYHPAGTCRMGAADDPAAVCDPELRLRGFEGVRIVDASVFPTMPTINPMVTVLLAAERAADLIIADRRSQQ from the coding sequence ATGGCCACCACTCCCGCGCACGGCGCCGAGTCCGCCTACGACTACGTCATCGTCGGCGGCGGCACCGCCGGATGTGTGCTCGCCGCCCGGTTGAGCGAGGACCCCGACTGCCGTGTCTGCGTCATCGAGGGCGGCCCCAGCGATGTGGGCGACGAGCGCATCCTGCGCCTGCGCAACTGGATCAACCTGCTCGGCTCGGAGTTCGACTACGGCTACACCACCGTCGAGCAGCCGCGCGGCAACTCGCACATCCTGCACTCCCGGGCCCGGGTGCTCGGCGGCTGCTCCTCGCACAACACCCTGATCAGCTTCCTGCCGCTGCCGCAGGACCTCGACGACTGGGTGAGCCACGGCTGCTCCGGCTGGGACCCGGCGACGATCCTGCCCTACCGCGACCGGCTGCTCACCCGGATCGTGCCGGTGGCCGAGGCGGACCGCAACCCCATCGCCAAGGACTTCGTCACAGCCGCCTCCCGCGCCCTCGGCGTCCCCGTCGTCGACGACTTCAACGCCGAACCCTTCGCCGACGGCACCGGGTTCTTCTCGCTGGCCTACCAGCCGGAGGGCAATCTGCGGTCCTCCGCGTCCGTCGCCTACCTCCACCCGGTGCTCGACCGGCCCAACCTCACGCTGAAGCTGGAGACCTGGGCCCACCGGCTGATCCCCGATGCGTCGGGCCGGCTCACCCGGGTAGCAGTCCGGGGCGCCGACGGCGAAGCCGCCACCGTGCGGGCCGAGCGCGAACTGCTGCTGTGCGCGGGCGCCATCGACACCCCGCGCCTGCTGATGCTCTCCGGCATCGGACCGGCCGACGACCTGCGCGCCCTGGGTATCGCGGTACGGGCCGACCTGCCCGGCGTCGGGGAGAACCTGCTGGACCACCCCGAGTCCGTGATCGTCTGGGAGACCGCGGGGCCGCTGCCGCCCAACTCCGCGATGGACTCCGACGCCGGCCTGTTCCTGCGCCGCGACAAGGGGCAGCCGCGTCCCGACCTGATGTTCCACTTCTACCAGGTGCCGTTCACCGTCAACACCGAGCGCCTGGGCTACCCCGTACCGCAGCACGGGGTGTGCATGACGCCGAACGTGCCGCGGGCCCGCTCCACCGGCCGCATGTGGCTGCGCAGCAACAACCCCGCCGAGCATCCCGCCCTGGACTTCCGGTACTTCACCGACCCCGAGGGCCACGACGAGCGCACCATCGTGGACGGCCTGAAGGTGGCCCGCGAGGTCGCCGCGGCCGACCCGCTGCGCGACTGGCTCGTCCGCGAGGTCGCGCCCGGCCCGGACGTCGTCTCCGACGCCGACCTGTCGGAGTACGGCCGCCGCGTGGCCCACACCGTCTACCACCCGGCCGGCACCTGCCGGATGGGCGCGGCGGACGACCCGGCGGCCGTCTGCGACCCCGAGCTGAGACTGCGGGGCTTCGAGGGCGTGCGGATCGTCGACGCGTCGGTGTTCCCGACGATGCCCACCATCAACCCGATGGTGACCGTGCTGCTCGCCGCCGAACGGGCCGCCGACCTGATCATCGCGGACCGGAGGTCCCAGCAGTGA
- a CDS encoding aminoacyl-tRNA hydrolase, translated as MSEDPTPVSDSPFRSEPSARDEAPQFVLPLVVRIEKAEPPARTDALETSARAVLTILADDRSAGEGEWAGAMRDWQDARIRKVVRRARGAEWRRAEALPGISVTGKSAEVRVFPPVPLDGWPKDLARLQVSGTDLDDPEPPVDADPAAPVLWLNPDLGMSAGKAMAQAGHAAQLAWWELSDEERAAWRDAGFPLAVRTADPSRWSELTGIGLPLVRDAGFTEIAPGSCTVVADHPALRREPHGSGRAASTRPE; from the coding sequence GTGAGTGAAGACCCGACGCCCGTGAGCGACAGTCCCTTCCGGTCCGAGCCCTCGGCGCGCGACGAGGCACCGCAGTTCGTGCTGCCGCTGGTCGTGCGGATCGAGAAGGCGGAGCCGCCCGCGCGCACGGACGCGCTGGAGACGTCCGCGCGGGCCGTGCTGACGATCCTGGCCGACGACCGCTCGGCCGGCGAGGGCGAGTGGGCCGGGGCGATGCGGGACTGGCAGGACGCCAGGATCCGCAAGGTGGTGCGGCGGGCACGGGGCGCGGAGTGGCGGCGGGCCGAGGCGCTGCCCGGCATCTCCGTCACCGGCAAGTCGGCCGAGGTGCGGGTCTTCCCGCCCGTCCCGTTGGACGGCTGGCCCAAGGACCTGGCCAGGCTCCAGGTGTCCGGCACCGACCTCGACGACCCGGAACCGCCGGTGGACGCGGACCCGGCCGCCCCCGTGCTGTGGCTGAACCCCGACCTCGGCATGTCGGCCGGCAAGGCCATGGCCCAGGCCGGGCACGCCGCGCAACTGGCCTGGTGGGAGCTGTCCGACGAGGAGCGGGCCGCCTGGCGCGACGCGGGGTTCCCACTCGCCGTCCGGACGGCCGACCCGTCCCGCTGGTCCGAACTGACCGGCATCGGGCTTCCGTTGGTGCGCGACGCGGGGTTCACGGAGATCGCGCCCGGCTCGTGCACCGTCGTCGCCGACCACCCGGCGCTGCGCCGTGAGCCGCACGGGTCGGGCCGCGCGGCGTCCACCCGTCCGGAGTAG
- a CDS encoding APC family permease, with protein MTGTQPPAPASGAPSGEPGSEFRKDMSPWANFALGFTYLSPVVGTYTLFGIAIADGGPPMIWAFLVAGCGQFLVALIFGEIVAQYPIAGGVYPWARRLWGKRWAWMTGWVYMWALLVTITSVAYGAGPYIAILFGFRATVHTTVLCTAVLIVVAILINYMGTKALSTAALIGFAGELIGALVVGVYLLATHRHHGLGVIFDTYGVEGDGSYLPAFLAAGIIGLYQYYGFEACGDTAEEVAHPGRVIPRAMRRTIYIGGAAATFTCMSLLLSVTDFNAIISGEQADPVVDVLYDAMGEAGARMVMAVVLISFLSCTISLQAAAGRLIYSYARDEMIVGHRLLRRFVHARAVPSWALFVSAAVPLIIAFASLLSEDALTNIVSFAILGIYGSFQMVVLAALRARLKGWRPAGEFTLGRWGLVVNVAALVYGILAIINICWARSPEKAWWENWIVLLCGGVVLGTGLLYMFTTHHYGRGEAPAGDAVPEKKAGSMSGGPPPGQR; from the coding sequence GTGACCGGTACACAGCCTCCCGCACCGGCGTCCGGCGCCCCCTCGGGGGAGCCGGGCTCCGAGTTCCGCAAGGACATGAGCCCCTGGGCCAACTTCGCCCTCGGCTTCACCTACCTCTCCCCGGTGGTGGGCACCTACACGCTCTTCGGCATCGCGATCGCCGACGGCGGACCGCCGATGATCTGGGCGTTCCTGGTGGCCGGCTGCGGCCAGTTCCTCGTCGCGCTGATCTTCGGCGAGATCGTCGCCCAGTACCCGATCGCGGGCGGCGTCTACCCCTGGGCCCGGCGGCTGTGGGGCAAGCGCTGGGCGTGGATGACCGGCTGGGTGTACATGTGGGCGCTGCTGGTGACCATCACCTCCGTCGCCTACGGCGCCGGCCCCTACATCGCCATCCTCTTCGGCTTCAGAGCCACCGTGCACACCACCGTGCTGTGCACCGCCGTGCTCATCGTCGTCGCCATCCTCATCAACTACATGGGCACCAAGGCACTGTCGACGGCGGCGCTCATCGGTTTCGCCGGCGAGCTCATCGGCGCCCTCGTCGTCGGCGTCTACCTGCTGGCCACCCACCGGCACCACGGCCTCGGCGTCATCTTCGACACCTACGGAGTCGAGGGAGACGGCTCCTACCTGCCGGCGTTCCTGGCAGCCGGCATCATCGGCCTCTACCAGTACTACGGCTTCGAGGCGTGCGGCGACACCGCCGAGGAGGTCGCCCACCCGGGCCGGGTCATTCCCCGCGCGATGCGCCGCACCATCTACATCGGCGGCGCGGCGGCCACGTTCACCTGTATGTCGCTGCTGCTGTCGGTCACGGACTTCAACGCGATCATCTCGGGCGAACAGGCCGACCCGGTGGTGGACGTGCTGTACGACGCGATGGGCGAGGCCGGGGCGCGGATGGTGATGGCCGTGGTGCTGATCTCCTTCCTGTCCTGCACGATCAGCCTCCAGGCCGCGGCCGGGCGGCTCATCTACTCCTACGCCCGGGACGAGATGATCGTCGGACACCGGCTGCTGCGGCGGTTCGTCCACGCCCGTGCGGTGCCGAGCTGGGCGCTGTTCGTCTCCGCGGCGGTGCCGCTGATCATCGCCTTCGCCTCACTGCTCTCCGAGGACGCCCTCACCAACATCGTCTCGTTCGCGATCCTCGGCATCTACGGCTCGTTCCAGATGGTGGTCCTGGCCGCGCTGCGCGCCCGGCTCAAGGGGTGGCGTCCGGCGGGGGAATTCACCCTGGGCCGCTGGGGCCTGGTGGTGAACGTCGCGGCGCTGGTCTACGGCATCCTCGCCATCATCAACATCTGCTGGGCCCGCTCCCCGGAGAAGGCCTGGTGGGAGAACTGGATCGTCCTGTTGTGCGGCGGCGTGGTGCTGGGAACGGGGCTGCTGTACATGTTCACGACGCATCACTACGGCCGGGGTGAGGCGCCGGCGGGCGACGCCGTGCCGGAGAAGAAGGCCGGATCGATGTCCGGCGGGCCTCCTCCCGGGCAGCGGTGA